A portion of the Paenibacillus hamazuiensis genome contains these proteins:
- a CDS encoding YitT family protein — MEPRQNTAIIKSIIPIVLGTAIYAFGLHYFVISNELMEGGITGIALLLHYVLNIPPSYSTLAINIPLFYIGWRVFGRQSMLYTVVGTVSLSVFLWIMELVIARGWIVPFHSRQDYFLVTAYAGVTLGIGLGIVFRYGGTTGGSDIIARIGQKYKGWSMGQMILLFDLTVIGTSLLFIPKEKVLYTFVAVFISSKTIDVIIEGAYSAKAFTVITDHAEALTSAIMRDMDRGATLIPAVGAYSGKTKHVVYCVVYRYEMKHLKDLVHRVDPAAFIIINEVHDVVGEGFRTV, encoded by the coding sequence ATGGAACCCCGCCAAAACACCGCCATCATAAAATCGATCATCCCCATCGTGCTCGGAACGGCGATCTACGCGTTCGGACTTCATTATTTTGTGATTTCGAACGAATTGATGGAAGGGGGGATTACGGGCATCGCTCTGCTGCTGCACTACGTGCTGAACATTCCTCCTTCCTACAGTACGCTAGCCATCAATATCCCGCTGTTTTATATAGGATGGAGAGTGTTCGGCAGACAGTCGATGCTGTATACCGTCGTCGGCACCGTTTCGCTTTCCGTCTTCCTTTGGATCATGGAGCTTGTCATTGCCCGGGGCTGGATAGTGCCGTTTCACAGCCGCCAAGATTACTTTCTCGTTACCGCTTATGCCGGGGTCACGCTCGGGATCGGACTTGGCATCGTGTTCCGTTATGGCGGAACGACCGGAGGATCGGACATTATTGCACGCATCGGCCAAAAATATAAAGGCTGGAGCATGGGCCAAATGATATTGCTGTTCGACCTGACGGTCATCGGAACATCGCTGCTGTTCATCCCGAAGGAAAAAGTGCTTTATACGTTTGTCGCCGTGTTCATCTCTTCCAAGACGATCGACGTTATCATCGAAGGAGCTTATTCCGCCAAAGCGTTCACGGTCATTACCGATCATGCCGAGGCTTTAACGTCAGCGATTATGCGGGACATGGATCGCGGCGCCACGCTGATTCCGGCGGTAGGCGCCTATTCCGGCAAAACGAAGCACGTCGTCTACTGCGTCGTGTACCGGTACGAAATGAAACATCTGAAGGATCTCGTACACCGCGTCGACCCGGCCGCCTTCATTATTATCAACGAAGTCCACGACGTCGTCGGAGAAGGTTTCCGAACCGTATGA
- a CDS encoding nucleotide pyrophosphohydrolase: protein MAERSLKSLQQEVDGYISQFKEGYFSPLAMLARMSEEVGELAREVNHQFGPKPKKKDEADSSIELELGDILFITICFANSLGIDLTEAHEKVMHKFNTRDANRWTKINTDSN from the coding sequence ATGGCGGAACGCTCCCTGAAGAGTTTGCAGCAGGAAGTCGACGGGTACATATCGCAGTTTAAGGAAGGGTATTTCAGCCCGCTGGCGATGCTTGCGAGGATGTCCGAGGAAGTCGGAGAGCTCGCGAGAGAAGTGAATCACCAGTTTGGACCGAAGCCGAAAAAGAAAGATGAAGCCGACAGCTCGATCGAGCTGGAGCTGGGAGATATTTTATTTATTACGATCTGCTTCGCCAATTCGCTGGGCATCGATTTAACGGAAGCCCATGAGAAAGTGATGCACAAGTTCAACACCCGCGACGCGAACCGTTGGACGAAAATAAACACCGATTCGAACTGA
- the dapB gene encoding 4-hydroxy-tetrahydrodipicolinate reductase produces MTEPIKVAVAGASGRMGREVVKMVLGDPELQLVAAVGRSSEGIDAGRLAGLDNCGVAVKTDLELALVEAKPDVIVDFTTPQSVISNAKLAIKHKVRPVIGATGFTPEDVENLDKLCKEQGIGGIIAPNFSIGAILMMKFAAQAAKYMPHVEIIEYHGDQKLDAPSGTSIKTAELIAQNRPELRQGNPKEEETIEGARGGYYNGFRIHSVRLPGVFAQQEVVFGGHGQTLKIRHDSYERAGYMPGVNIAVKKVMSLTGITYGFEHFID; encoded by the coding sequence ATGACTGAACCAATCAAAGTTGCCGTTGCCGGCGCTAGCGGAAGAATGGGCCGGGAAGTGGTCAAAATGGTGCTGGGCGATCCCGAGCTGCAGCTCGTCGCTGCCGTCGGTCGATCCTCCGAAGGGATCGACGCGGGCCGACTGGCTGGCCTGGACAATTGCGGCGTCGCGGTGAAAACCGATCTGGAGCTCGCTTTGGTCGAAGCGAAGCCGGATGTGATCGTTGATTTTACGACGCCGCAATCCGTCATTTCCAACGCCAAACTGGCGATCAAACATAAAGTTCGTCCGGTCATCGGAGCAACGGGTTTTACTCCGGAGGATGTCGAAAACTTGGACAAGCTGTGCAAGGAACAAGGCATCGGCGGCATCATTGCCCCGAATTTTTCGATCGGAGCCATCTTGATGATGAAATTTGCAGCTCAGGCCGCAAAATATATGCCGCATGTGGAAATTATCGAGTATCATGGAGATCAAAAGCTCGACGCTCCGTCGGGAACTTCGATCAAGACCGCGGAGCTGATCGCGCAAAACCGTCCCGAGCTTCGCCAGGGCAACCCGAAAGAGGAAGAGACGATCGAAGGGGCGCGCGGGGGTTATTATAACGGCTTTCGCATACATAGCGTGAGATTGCCCGGCGTATTCGCACAGCAGGAAGTGGTTTTCGGCGGACACGGGCAAACGCTCAAAATCCGCCACGATTCCTACGAACGCGCGGGGTACATGCCTGGAGTCAACATAGCCGTCAAAAAGGTGATGAGCCTGACCGGCATTACATACGGCTTCGAGCATTTTATCGATTAA
- a CDS encoding DUF1405 domain-containing protein, which yields MLGYYFSKSFLSGPKMLWGLFWVNFLGTIYGYIWYGEQLVDTYETKPLWFLPFVPDSPTASLFFTAFLAWMIWDSRGRNNRAIGPVRSFVEAFAVITSVKYGIWAVTMIVVSAVQGDVMTWKDGMLVFSHLGMAAEALLYVMFYRYGVWAAAVASVWTLLNDYMDYGQGVYPWLPRVLADDLPDIATFTVILSLVTIGLAFIMMKLRRLSV from the coding sequence ATGTTAGGTTACTATTTTTCCAAATCATTTCTTTCCGGTCCGAAAATGCTTTGGGGGTTGTTCTGGGTCAATTTTCTCGGGACGATTTATGGGTACATCTGGTACGGAGAGCAACTGGTCGATACTTACGAAACGAAACCGCTTTGGTTTTTGCCGTTTGTTCCTGATAGTCCGACTGCAAGTCTTTTTTTTACGGCATTCCTCGCATGGATGATTTGGGACTCGCGGGGACGGAATAACCGCGCAATTGGGCCTGTACGCAGCTTTGTTGAAGCGTTTGCCGTCATCACTTCCGTTAAATACGGCATTTGGGCGGTAACGATGATCGTCGTCTCTGCCGTGCAGGGAGATGTGATGACATGGAAGGATGGCATGCTTGTGTTTTCCCATCTCGGCATGGCCGCGGAAGCGCTGCTTTATGTGATGTTTTACCGGTATGGCGTATGGGCCGCAGCCGTCGCGTCCGTCTGGACTTTATTAAACGATTATATGGATTACGGCCAAGGCGTTTATCCGTGGCTGCCGCGGGTGCTGGCCGACGACTTGCCCGATATTGCGACATTTACGGTCATCCTTAGTCTAGTCACCATTGGTCTCGCTTTCATCATGATGAAACTGCGCCGGCTTTCGGTCTAA
- the panB gene encoding 3-methyl-2-oxobutanoate hydroxymethyltransferase — MEKKALTLTRFKKMKQDRVPITVVTAYDYPSARLAEEAGVDAILVGDSLGNVVLGYESTVPVTIDDMVYHTRAVTRGATNTFIVTDMPFATYHGSLDVTLKHAARIMQEGLANAVKMEGGAEIAEAVQGLVRAGIPVMAHVGLTPQSINQIGGYRVQGKSSKQAQKLLEDAKALEQAGAFSIVLELVTDEIAELITDKLAIPTIGIGAGPATDGQVLVFHDLLGYAADIVPKKFVKTYANVGDIIRSGISEYIREVKERSFPTKEHAFHIEQEELQPLYGSVPSK, encoded by the coding sequence ATGGAGAAAAAAGCTCTCACATTGACCCGGTTCAAAAAAATGAAGCAGGATCGCGTCCCGATTACCGTTGTTACAGCCTACGATTACCCGTCGGCGCGTCTGGCCGAGGAGGCGGGAGTTGACGCGATTTTGGTCGGCGACTCGCTCGGCAACGTCGTGCTCGGTTATGAATCGACCGTACCGGTAACGATTGACGACATGGTGTATCATACGCGGGCTGTCACCCGCGGCGCAACGAACACGTTTATTGTGACCGATATGCCATTTGCCACTTACCACGGAAGCCTGGACGTTACGCTGAAGCACGCGGCGAGAATCATGCAGGAGGGTCTGGCCAATGCGGTGAAAATGGAAGGCGGAGCGGAGATTGCGGAGGCCGTCCAAGGTTTGGTGCGGGCCGGCATTCCGGTCATGGCCCACGTCGGCCTTACGCCGCAGTCGATCAATCAGATCGGCGGCTACCGCGTGCAGGGGAAAAGCTCCAAGCAGGCGCAGAAGCTGCTGGAGGATGCCAAGGCGCTTGAGCAGGCGGGCGCTTTTTCCATCGTGCTGGAGCTGGTGACGGACGAGATCGCCGAGCTGATTACCGATAAGCTGGCCATCCCGACGATTGGCATCGGAGCGGGACCGGCCACGGACGGGCAGGTGCTCGTTTTTCACGATCTGCTTGGCTATGCGGCGGACATCGTGCCGAAAAAATTTGTAAAAACGTATGCCAATGTCGGAGATATAATCCGCAGCGGCATTTCCGAATATATCCGCGAAGTCAAGGAACGAAGCTTCCCGACGAAAGAGCATGCTTT
- a CDS encoding c-type cytochrome, translated as MAHGHKSDEKIVYVGDSRVRAKSSRLQQPDFSAYPGKSEVFIPNFLLKEWMVAVVVLVGILVLVMSDPAPLGYPADPTNTQFIPMPDWYFLFLYQLLKYPYTSNQFVVLGTVIVPGIAFGGLLLAPFLDTGKERRFYRRPIASTLMGLSLVACTYLTIVSWHHYELELKEKNIIPEHIKREEELHANKGKEGSGQGAGGGGQQKKAAAPALVAADDPAAEIYKKATCVQCHGGDLKGMPNAGIPMLLGIGDKHSKDEILGIIKNGQGGMSPQYDANIKKGLTDADIDKLAEWLAKQKKS; from the coding sequence GTGGCTCACGGTCATAAATCTGACGAAAAAATCGTATACGTGGGCGATTCCCGCGTCCGCGCGAAATCGTCGCGTTTGCAGCAGCCCGATTTTTCCGCTTATCCGGGAAAATCCGAGGTGTTTATTCCGAACTTCCTGCTGAAGGAATGGATGGTTGCGGTCGTCGTGCTTGTCGGTATTCTGGTGCTCGTCATGTCCGATCCGGCTCCTCTCGGATATCCGGCGGACCCGACGAATACGCAGTTCATTCCGATGCCCGACTGGTATTTCCTGTTTCTGTACCAGTTGCTCAAATATCCGTACACATCCAACCAGTTTGTCGTTTTGGGTACGGTAATCGTTCCGGGGATCGCGTTTGGCGGTCTGCTTCTCGCTCCGTTTCTCGATACCGGCAAGGAGCGCCGTTTCTACAGACGCCCGATCGCATCAACGCTGATGGGACTAAGCTTAGTCGCATGCACGTACTTAACGATTGTTTCCTGGCATCACTATGAATTGGAACTGAAAGAAAAAAATATCATTCCCGAACATATCAAGCGTGAAGAAGAACTGCATGCGAACAAAGGGAAGGAAGGCAGCGGGCAAGGCGCAGGAGGCGGAGGACAGCAGAAGAAAGCGGCTGCTCCGGCACTCGTTGCAGCCGACGATCCGGCTGCGGAGATTTACAAGAAGGCGACTTGCGTACAGTGTCACGGCGGAGATTTGAAAGGTATGCCGAATGCCGGCATCCCGATGCTGCTTGGCATTGGCGACAAACATTCCAAAGACGAAATTTTAGGCATCATCAAAAACGGTCAAGGCGGCATGAGTCCTCAGTACGATGCAAACATCAAGAAAGGTCTGACCGATGCCGATATCGACAAGCTGGCCGAATGGCTGGCGAAGCAAAAGAAATCTTAA
- a CDS encoding CCA tRNA nucleotidyltransferase — protein sequence MQKQLEQGARHILQKLAEHGYLAYMVGGYVRDTVMGRPIKDIDIATSALPEQVQALFERTVPTGLQHGTVTVMIGKTPYEVTTFRKEADYIEFRRPAEVEFVGDLQEDLLRRDFTMNAMAMDADGGLTDPFGGRRDIAQKLLRCVGEPKERFGEDALRMLRCLRFAAEYELAVEPRTWQALLELAPLLGHIALERVRAELERMIEGAHPNRALLLLAESGVLRQLKADVGMPLEAEAVKRWKPLHVLVNPLQRWGYLFIALAAEAEAVKESLRTLTFAKTKLEQIAQRVAADRKMQEAVRSAGGALNALGDLWKRTTLQYGISCMEDLAAIYRLDPGVGLELPDDVIVQAREAFAAGGAAWIEEMPTVRMSDLAITGTELTQHLQQRPGPWVGELLHRLLTLTATGALANDKQVLLDKAYTLCKENVDEPKRSPNSYE from the coding sequence ATGCAAAAGCAACTGGAGCAAGGGGCCCGGCACATTCTGCAGAAACTGGCGGAGCATGGCTATTTGGCCTATATGGTCGGCGGTTATGTGCGCGATACGGTGATGGGCCGGCCGATCAAAGACATCGACATCGCCACATCGGCGCTGCCGGAGCAGGTTCAGGCGCTGTTCGAGCGAACGGTGCCCACCGGGCTGCAGCATGGAACGGTCACCGTGATGATCGGCAAAACGCCTTACGAAGTGACGACGTTCCGCAAGGAAGCGGATTACATAGAGTTTCGCCGGCCGGCGGAGGTCGAATTTGTCGGCGATTTGCAGGAAGATCTGCTGCGCCGCGACTTCACAATGAATGCGATGGCCATGGATGCGGACGGCGGGCTGACCGACCCGTTCGGCGGGCGGCGGGACATCGCGCAAAAGCTGCTTCGCTGCGTCGGCGAGCCGAAAGAGCGCTTCGGCGAGGATGCGCTGCGCATGCTGCGCTGCTTGCGGTTCGCGGCCGAATACGAGCTCGCTGTCGAACCGCGGACGTGGCAGGCGCTGCTTGAGCTGGCACCGCTGCTGGGGCATATTGCGCTCGAGCGGGTGCGGGCGGAGCTCGAGCGGATGATCGAAGGAGCGCACCCGAACCGGGCGCTCCTTCTGCTCGCGGAGAGCGGCGTGCTGCGGCAGCTGAAGGCTGACGTCGGCATGCCGCTCGAAGCCGAAGCCGTGAAGCGATGGAAGCCGCTGCACGTGCTAGTGAACCCCCTGCAGCGCTGGGGGTATCTGTTTATCGCGCTCGCCGCGGAGGCGGAAGCGGTGAAGGAGTCGCTGCGGACGCTGACGTTCGCAAAGACGAAGCTGGAGCAGATCGCGCAGCGGGTCGCCGCGGACCGCAAAATGCAGGAAGCGGTGCGAAGCGCGGGCGGCGCCCTGAATGCGCTGGGCGATCTGTGGAAACGGACGACACTGCAGTATGGCATCAGCTGTATGGAGGATCTCGCCGCGATTTATCGGCTCGATCCGGGAGTTGGCCTCGAACTGCCCGACGATGTCATCGTGCAAGCGAGGGAAGCGTTCGCCGCCGGCGGGGCGGCGTGGATCGAAGAGATGCCGACGGTGCGGATGAGCGACCTGGCGATCACCGGAACGGAGCTGACTCAGCATTTGCAGCAGCGTCCGGGTCCGTGGGTCGGCGAGCTGCTTCACCGGCTGCTAACTTTGACAGCTACCGGAGCTTTGGCTAACGACAAGCAGGTTCTGCTGGATAAAGCTTATACCCTTTGCAAAGAAAATGTAGATGAACCTAAACGGAGTCCGAATTCCTATGAATGA
- the mgsA gene encoding methylglyoxal synthase, with product MNIALIAHDRKKEEMVNFVTAYEPVFQHHTLYATGTTGTRIMENTSLQVHRFMSGPLGGDQQIGAMVATDDMDLIIFLRDPLMAQPHEPDISALLRLCDVQGVPVATNIATAEILVKALDRGDFAWRELVHKYKPGVIE from the coding sequence ATGAACATCGCATTAATTGCACACGACCGTAAAAAAGAAGAGATGGTCAACTTCGTCACGGCATACGAACCGGTGTTTCAGCATCATACGCTTTATGCGACCGGGACGACGGGCACGCGGATAATGGAAAACACCTCGCTTCAGGTTCACAGGTTTATGTCCGGCCCTTTGGGCGGCGACCAGCAGATTGGAGCGATGGTGGCGACCGACGACATGGATTTGATAATCTTTTTGCGCGATCCGCTGATGGCGCAGCCGCACGAACCGGACATCAGCGCGCTGCTTCGCTTATGCGACGTGCAGGGAGTTCCGGTGGCGACCAATATCGCCACGGCGGAAATTTTAGTGAAAGCGCTCGATCGCGGCGATTTCGCGTGGCGGGAGCTCGTACATAAATATAAACCGGGTGTGATCGAATAA
- the bshB1 gene encoding bacillithiol biosynthesis deacetylase BshB1 codes for MAAQLDILVFGAHPDDAEIGMGGTIRKHSLAGRRIGICDLTRAEMSSNGTVETRKHEAADAARILGLSYRSNLELPDRGLVGGREQIDAIVAEIRKLKPAIVFAPYWQDRHPDHIACSRLVEEAVFNAKLRKYMPEEPAHTVEQLYFYFINDTYESDLLVDVTSCHEDKMAALRAYRSQFETAGADTVKTPLNQGYLERVEARDRMLGQKRMVDYAEGFVTKLPYLVNLF; via the coding sequence ATGGCGGCTCAGCTTGATATTTTGGTGTTTGGCGCTCACCCGGACGATGCCGAGATCGGCATGGGCGGAACGATCCGCAAGCATTCGCTTGCCGGACGCCGCATCGGCATTTGCGATTTGACACGGGCCGAAATGTCGTCGAACGGCACGGTGGAGACGCGCAAGCATGAGGCGGCCGATGCCGCACGAATCCTCGGATTAAGTTATCGATCGAACCTGGAACTTCCCGATCGTGGGCTTGTCGGCGGGCGGGAACAAATTGACGCTATCGTTGCGGAAATCCGCAAGCTGAAGCCGGCCATCGTTTTTGCGCCTTATTGGCAGGACCGGCATCCCGACCACATCGCCTGCAGCCGCCTTGTCGAGGAGGCTGTATTCAATGCGAAGCTGCGCAAATATATGCCGGAGGAACCGGCACATACGGTGGAGCAGTTATATTTTTATTTCATCAACGATACGTATGAATCCGATTTGCTCGTCGATGTGACGTCATGCCACGAGGATAAAATGGCTGCTCTGCGAGCGTACCGCTCGCAGTTCGAAACGGCAGGGGCGGATACGGTGAAAACGCCGCTCAACCAAGGTTATTTGGAGCGTGTGGAGGCGCGCGACCGGATGCTCGGCCAAAAACGGATGGTCGATTATGCGGAAGGATTCGTAACCAAGCTTCCTTATTTGGTAAACCTATTTTAA
- a CDS encoding sporulation protein YpjB yields the protein MFFQGARKKGAAILVALTLVALLAGCNRDGAGTEQNATIRSEEQVKKIERLNELADDMYKKVQQGDIMGGRDSLQQVSDQLTQIHFEGITSVEGMHALTETVTQAKRVFNAVKFSPDEGQVSTIKLRLAVDALKSMNDPMWLQYYNVLQNDIKALEKGATEASRAETDKAFAGLYSHYGLIHPSLLISRSPTDVEKADSLVTFVQSQLASETEPYKRILSVIPEIRQMIDRLFHKKDTPAYLPIIDNGRPIIWSIGIGSAIIAALVYAGWRLFQKERGIIPVRRIDKM from the coding sequence ATGTTTTTTCAAGGGGCAAGGAAAAAAGGTGCAGCAATATTAGTAGCGCTGACGCTTGTGGCGCTGCTTGCCGGCTGCAACCGGGACGGGGCCGGTACGGAGCAAAATGCGACGATACGCAGCGAAGAGCAGGTGAAGAAGATCGAACGTTTGAATGAGCTGGCCGACGACATGTATAAAAAGGTGCAGCAGGGCGATATAATGGGCGGACGGGATTCCCTGCAGCAGGTTAGCGACCAACTGACGCAAATTCACTTTGAAGGCATTACATCGGTGGAAGGGATGCATGCTTTAACGGAAACGGTCACACAAGCGAAACGCGTGTTTAATGCGGTTAAATTTTCGCCGGATGAAGGACAAGTTTCCACGATCAAGCTGCGTCTCGCCGTCGATGCGCTGAAGTCGATGAACGATCCGATGTGGCTGCAATATTATAACGTTCTGCAAAATGATATAAAGGCGCTGGAAAAAGGGGCAACGGAAGCGAGCCGTGCGGAAACGGACAAAGCTTTCGCCGGGCTTTATTCGCATTACGGACTGATCCATCCGTCCCTGCTTATTTCCAGATCCCCAACGGACGTGGAAAAAGCCGATTCGCTTGTTACATTCGTTCAATCGCAGCTGGCAAGTGAAACGGAGCCGTATAAAAGGATTTTGTCGGTCATCCCGGAGATTCGGCAAATGATCGATAGATTGTTCCATAAAAAAGATACGCCGGCCTACTTGCCGATCATCGATAACGGCAGACCGATCATTTGGTCGATCGGCATTGGCTCGGCAATCATAGCGGCGCTGGTGTATGCCGGGTGGAGGCTGTTTCAAAAGGAACGCGGAATCATTCCGGTGAGGAGAATCGATAAAATGTGA
- a CDS encoding tetratricopeptide repeat protein, with translation MDGKRAIQKAYESILAGDFEKAIEWFERAIELEPGNANYHYKLSITCARSNKLAKALEHADMARRLEPEDEYYRSHFQNLQAKELLQKAEKYFSQPGGQIYMAIAMLKQAVALDPLALEAFLLLALAYARTEDYGPAIQAVKEALKLDPQHQGAGQLLSEFESKFQLYIGGSAKPRSK, from the coding sequence ATGGACGGAAAGCGGGCGATTCAAAAAGCGTACGAGTCGATTTTGGCGGGGGATTTTGAGAAGGCGATCGAATGGTTCGAACGGGCCATCGAGCTGGAGCCGGGAAATGCAAATTACCATTACAAGCTGTCGATTACGTGCGCAAGAAGCAACAAGCTGGCCAAGGCGTTAGAGCATGCGGACATGGCCCGTCGGCTGGAGCCGGAGGACGAATATTACCGCTCCCATTTCCAAAACCTGCAGGCTAAAGAGCTGCTTCAGAAAGCTGAGAAATATTTTTCGCAGCCGGGCGGTCAAATCTACATGGCCATCGCGATGCTGAAGCAAGCGGTCGCGCTTGATCCGCTTGCACTGGAAGCCTTCCTGCTGCTTGCGTTGGCTTACGCCCGGACCGAGGATTACGGCCCTGCCATTCAGGCGGTGAAAGAAGCGCTCAAGCTGGATCCGCAGCATCAGGGGGCGGGGCAGCTGCTTTCCGAATTCGAATCGAAATTTCAACTATATATAGGCGGCTCGGCAAAGCCCCGCAGCAAGTAG
- a CDS encoding biotin--[acetyl-CoA-carboxylase] ligase, with protein sequence MNEKIIELFERHPNEFLSGEQLSEKLNCSRTAIWKHIEALRQQGYRFEAVSRKGYRLIAKPDRLDVGRLSASLSTKAMGRTIRYIDEADSTQNVLHRLAEEGAEEGTLVIAERQTAGRGRMGRGWHSPKGKGIWMSLLLRPRVPLHFTPQLTLLAAVALCRAIRGATNVDAGIKWPNDLLANGKKISGILLESKAEDERLKYIVAGIGISANLEPDDYPEELQDKATSLFIESGRPVDRAALIAAFLHEFEVLYSLFHEQGFAPVRMMWEALSVSLHRTVRCQMPNGYVEGVAESIDDSGALTVRVASGERVKVYSGDVELR encoded by the coding sequence ATGAATGAAAAAATTATCGAGCTGTTCGAGCGGCATCCGAACGAATTCCTTTCCGGCGAGCAGCTCAGCGAAAAACTGAACTGCAGCCGCACCGCGATTTGGAAGCATATCGAAGCTTTACGCCAGCAAGGCTACCGGTTTGAAGCGGTGTCACGCAAAGGCTACCGGCTCATCGCCAAGCCGGACAGGCTGGATGTAGGCCGTTTAAGCGCCAGCTTGTCAACGAAAGCGATGGGCCGCACAATTCGTTATATCGACGAAGCCGATTCTACACAAAACGTGCTGCACCGGCTCGCGGAAGAGGGCGCGGAGGAGGGAACGCTCGTCATCGCCGAGCGGCAAACGGCCGGCCGCGGCCGGATGGGCCGCGGCTGGCATTCGCCCAAAGGAAAGGGCATCTGGATGAGCCTGTTGCTGCGCCCGCGGGTACCGCTGCATTTTACGCCGCAGCTCACTCTTCTTGCCGCGGTGGCGTTGTGTCGGGCGATCCGGGGTGCCACCAATGTCGACGCCGGCATCAAATGGCCGAACGATTTGCTGGCAAACGGCAAAAAAATATCCGGTATATTGCTCGAATCGAAAGCCGAGGACGAAAGGCTGAAGTATATCGTGGCGGGTATCGGCATTAGCGCCAATCTGGAGCCGGACGACTATCCCGAGGAGCTGCAGGATAAGGCGACATCGCTGTTTATCGAGTCGGGCCGTCCGGTTGACCGGGCCGCTCTGATTGCCGCTTTTTTGCATGAATTCGAGGTGCTGTATTCGCTGTTTCATGAGCAAGGTTTTGCCCCTGTCCGAATGATGTGGGAGGCGCTCTCGGTATCGCTGCACCGGACGGTTCGCTGTCAGATGCCGAACGGCTATGTCGAAGGGGTCGCCGAGTCGATTGACGACAGCGGTGCATTAACGGTGCGGGTTGCAAGCGGCGAACGTGTCAAAGTTTACTCCGGTGATGTCGAACTTCGCTAA
- the bshA gene encoding N-acetyl-alpha-D-glucosaminyl L-malate synthase BshA, translating to MNGRLKIGITCYPTLGGSGVVATELGKLLAEKGHEVHFITHSMPFRLGKFHKNIFYHEVEVNDYYVFKYPPYDLSLASKLAQVAQLEGLDLLHVHYAIPHAVCALIARQMVGSQLKVVTTLHGTDITVLAHDESLKDLIRYAINQSDAVTAVSEDLIRETRELLAIEKPIDLAYNFVDKRVYYPRDVEKLRREFAHPHEKILIHISNFRPVKRVLDVVETFSLVSKDIPSRLLFVGEGPELSKVHCKVKELGLLDKVTFCGKQDDVAQLLSLADVMLLPSEKESFGLVALEAMACGVPTIASNAGGIPELITHGETGFLADIGDTEKMAAYVKLLLNDEKLYETVKKACLHRARTTFCNERIMAQYEEIYYRVLERELPEDLTNKLTCLG from the coding sequence ATGAACGGCAGGTTGAAAATCGGCATCACGTGTTACCCGACATTGGGCGGTTCCGGCGTCGTCGCGACGGAGCTGGGCAAGCTGCTGGCGGAGAAGGGACACGAGGTTCATTTTATTACGCACAGCATGCCTTTTCGGCTCGGCAAGTTTCATAAGAATATTTTCTACCACGAAGTCGAAGTGAACGACTATTACGTGTTCAAATATCCTCCTTACGATTTGTCGCTCGCCAGCAAGCTGGCGCAAGTGGCACAGCTCGAAGGGCTGGACCTGCTTCATGTGCATTATGCGATCCCCCATGCGGTATGCGCACTGATTGCGCGCCAAATGGTCGGCAGCCAGCTGAAGGTGGTCACGACGCTGCACGGAACGGATATTACGGTGCTGGCGCATGACGAATCGCTGAAAGACCTGATTCGTTACGCGATCAACCAGAGCGACGCCGTAACAGCCGTTTCCGAAGATTTGATCAGGGAAACTCGCGAATTGCTGGCGATCGAGAAGCCTATCGATCTCGCATACAATTTTGTCGACAAGCGGGTGTATTATCCGCGGGATGTCGAGAAGCTGCGCCGGGAGTTCGCGCACCCGCATGAAAAGATTTTGATCCATATCTCCAACTTCCGCCCAGTCAAAAGAGTGCTGGACGTAGTCGAAACGTTCTCGCTCGTAAGCAAGGATATTCCTTCACGGCTGCTTTTCGTCGGCGAAGGGCCGGAGCTGTCGAAGGTGCACTGCAAGGTCAAGGAGCTCGGATTGCTCGACAAAGTGACGTTTTGCGGGAAGCAGGACGATGTCGCGCAATTGCTGTCGCTGGCCGATGTGATGCTTCTGCCGTCGGAAAAAGAAAGCTTCGGCCTTGTCGCATTGGAAGCGATGGCCTGCGGCGTGCCGACGATCGCGTCGAATGCCGGCGGTATTCCGGAGCTCATTACCCACGGGGAAACCGGGTTTTTGGCCGATATCGGCGACACGGAGAAGATGGCCGCTTATGTGAAGCTGCTGCTGAACGACGAGAAGCTGTATGAGACGGTGAAAAAAGCGTGCTTGCACCGGGCGCGTACGACGTTTTGCAACGAGCGGATCATGGCCCAATATGAGGAAATTTATTACCGGGTGCTTGAACGCGAGCTTCCGGAAGATTTGACGAATAAACTGACCTGTTTGGGGTAA